CCTTCAGTTCTTCAAGGGACTGCACCGGGCTGTCGTTGGGGACGGCGGCGCACATCTTGGAGGCGCCGAAGGGCAGGTCCAGAACCTTCACCGCGGGGCTCTTCGCTTCGGCGTTGAAGTCGATGCCGGTAATGCCCGCATCGATGATGCCGCGGCCCACGTACATCGGGATGTCGCTCGGGCGAAGGAAGAAGAATTCGATTCCGTTCTTGGTATCGAGCTGGGTCAGAGTCTTGTAGGGCTTGGATGCCTTGTAGCCGCAGGCCTTCAGGAGTTCCTGCGTGGGTTCAAAGAGCATGCCCTTGTTCGGGAGAGCTACCTTGATCATAGTTTGGCGTACACCTCTTCGAGAGTTAAACCTTTTTCGGCCATCATGACGGCCACGTAGTAAAGAACCTGCGAAAGCTCCAGGCACTGGGCGTCGCGGCTTTCGAAGCGGGCGGCCTGCCAGCTTTCTGCGGCTTCTTCCACGAGCTTCTTGCCGATGGCGTGCGGACCCTTCTTGAAGAGTTCCGTGGTTCCCTTGCCTTCGGGCATTTCCTTCTTGCGCTGGCAAGCCAGAGCGTACATTTCTTCAAACGTCATGATAGACCTCTTTATGTTTTTTTACGCGGTAAAAGATAGAATTTTTTGATGCGGGGGAGGCGCTGGTTCGGCATGGCGAAGGCCGCACGGGCCCCTGCCAGAAATAAAAAAGTCTAGATTTGTTGGTGAAATGAAGAATATGTTGAAAACGCTTGTTTACTGCGGGGTTCTGGCCGCATTGATGCTTGCCGGCTGTTCGGGCGATTCCTCCGGTGAAAAAACGCATGTGACGAAGCCCTTGCTCAGCGTCCTCGACAGCGCGAACATGATGCTCGTGACTCCGGTAGGGCTCGGCGACCGCGCGAAGGGCAAGGTGATTAGCGGGCGACTTTACGAGAACTTTGTGCAGATGATTCGCCTGGCCGACGCTGATGAATCCCTGCTGGATACTTTTAGTACGGAATGCGCAACAGGCCTGCGCGTCCAACTCTT
The nucleotide sequence above comes from Fibrobacter sp.. Encoded proteins:
- the hisE gene encoding phosphoribosyl-ATP diphosphatase, which translates into the protein MTFEEMYALACQRKKEMPEGKGTTELFKKGPHAIGKKLVEEAAESWQAARFESRDAQCLELSQVLYYVAVMMAEKGLTLEEVYAKL